One region of Gilliamella sp. ESL0405 genomic DNA includes:
- a CDS encoding Hcp family type VI secretion system effector has translation MAVPAYMFLKDDGGAEIKGSVTVVGREGSVEVVEFDHRVYIPTDGNTGKLTGTRVHKALEFVKEVDASSPYLYKAVTTGQNLQSVEIKWYKINDAGQEVEYFNTLMDGVKVVSVKPEMHNIKDPTKEQYNHLERIELRYEKITWTYKDGNIIHSDSWVESRG, from the coding sequence ATGGCTGTTCCAGCTTATATGTTTTTAAAGGATGATGGCGGTGCTGAAATCAAAGGTTCTGTAACCGTTGTTGGGCGCGAGGGTAGTGTTGAAGTGGTTGAGTTTGACCACCGAGTATACATCCCTACAGATGGTAATACAGGTAAATTAACAGGTACACGTGTACATAAAGCACTTGAATTTGTTAAAGAAGTTGATGCTTCATCGCCTTACCTTTACAAAGCCGTTACTACCGGTCAAAACTTACAATCAGTTGAGATCAAGTGGTACAAAATTAACGATGCGGGTCAAGAAGTTGAGTATTTCAATACTTTAATGGATGGCGTTAAAGTTGTTTCTGTTAAACCAGAAATGCACAACATCAAAGATCCAACAAAAGAACAATACAATCACCTTGAGCGTATTGAACTTCGTTACGAAAAAATTACCTGGACTTATAAAGATGGCAACATCATTCACTCAGACAGCTGGGTAGAAAGCCGAGGTTAA